DNA from Electrophorus electricus isolate fEleEle1 chromosome 5, fEleEle1.pri, whole genome shotgun sequence:
CACTTTTATTCCTTTTAGACAGCTAAGCTTTACAAGGCCAGTGTAActtgcttttttaaatattgagCCAGATGCATAAATCTTGATGGTAACCAAGAAACgcaaaatgtgtatatatttaattatatacaaatTTCTATGCACTGATTCATAAAGTCTTGTTGAAATGTAGCACACCAGTGTCAACTTACCACTGcagtaaatttaatttacaaaatttTGTAgacacttttaaccaaagcGACTTACGATAATAATtcaagcaactgagggttaagggcctttctGAGGGGCCCAATAagggcaacttggcagcagtggggctttaaccaacaaccttccaaCTACTGTACCAgcaccttaactgctgagcttcCCTGCCTAGTCACCTATGCTGAAGGTGAAAGCCCATTAAAATGGACATGTCAGTAAGAACATGTTCAGAGCCATGCCAAGACACTGACCAACCCCACCCTGTGGTACACTGGAAACGACAGGCTGCAAAAAAACCTTTCACCTTGACACGAGCTGCAGGATCGCTCTAAGATGATGACATCATTTCCTCTTtcaaaaaacccccacaatttttatacatttctaaaatacaAAACTACAGTCCTGCGGTGAAAACAGCCATGTCCTACCTGGCACTGCTAGATACTTAAGAGGCAGAGATGTGagagcaggacacagagagCCCATCCAGTCCGCATGGCCCCCAGATCCGGCTGGTCTCGTCTTCATGTTGACCGCGGGCTTCTTCACCACAGCATACCAGTACTAAATTAATCTAGCAAGTCTGGCATGAATATCCACGACGCCAGCATGACAGTTGCTCCTGGAGAAATCATTCTAGTGTGTACTACTGcatgtgaataaatgtgaaaCTCCAAAGCAAGCTTGTGGTAGTCGGGAATTCATACTTCCACTAACAGCAGTAATCTTCTTAGTCCAACTCCTTGGTCATAGGTAGGCTATCTCCAGATtatccaccccaccccaccccaacagcAGGTGGCAGATAGACCATCAATTGTCCTAAATCTCTATAAGCAGACAACTGGACAGTTATATTTTGATTACTTAGCCTAAGcatgattaaaacatttatttcggTCAGTTGATAACACATCCTTTTGCAAATTAAGAATATGCCATTTTCTACATATATGGTGTTAGttagaaaacaagaaaatacaGAGCAATAGTTCTCTAGACATCTAGTCTGTTAGTTTTCACACATATGTTCACACAAAGTCCCCCCTCCTTGCCTGCCACATACATAACCATGTTTGTTTAACACCTGCATGGGTGATGGTCTAATGTTGActaaatgcaacaaaaaaacagattcTTTTGCAGGTATCGTAATGAATAAGATGTTCAAGGcatgagaaaataaatagaaaggAAATTAAACATCATGGAAAAAATAACTCAGGAGAAGTAGGAAGTAGGAAAATTATAAGATGTAAAAGTTTATAAAACTTATTACTAACCTACTAATCAACGCAACATGTTtagtatgtctgtatgtacatGTAATGGGATTAGTGTTTTTACTTATTCACTGCATTCTAATTTGAATATGGTAAGGAGTCACACAGACGCACACCGACCAGTCACACAGACGCACTTCCTGTGTGAAAGATTGTTGAAGTGCAGACTTCTGTGCAGTGGAAATAATGCCACTCAGTATCTGTGATCACGTCTCCGCTTCTCTGACTGCAGATTTGAAACCACACGCTTTTAGAAAGTTTTACCCTTGAGCTTGGCTTCGTTGGGTCTTAATTTAGTGTTTGCAGCAGACACGCACATTAGCAGTTCCTCTACTGCCAcagaggaacaggaggagcagACAAGGAGGCAGAAGGAGCGACAAAGAAGATACTGGCGAGTTCTGGGCTCTGGCGACCTCGGCACACAAAGAGATGGGGGACCTGACGCTCCCTGTCTACCATGGTCCCATCAGCAGACAGAGGTGTGAGGATCTCCTCAGCAGGAAGGGCAAAGATGGATCATACCTCATAAGGGATAGTGAGACCATCCATGGagccctgtgtctgtgtgtttagtagGTATCACCTTCCTGCACTCATCTGCTTCCCGTGCCTTACATCGTCTGTATTCTGGTTATTCTGTTTGTTGCGATGGAGTAatgggtttgtttgttgctCTAAAAGTAAGTGACAGTAACTGACACCTGTTCCTGCAGCGTGTGACATGGAGCTTGTTGTCTGTGTCTCTGGATAAGAAGCATGATAATGACACTTGTTATAATGACAAAAGCTTCGTTGTAAAGTATAACATCGCTCAGCTTAGCAcagtgcaaataaaaatattgctgGAGTATGAAGTAATTAAAGAAAGGATTTCGTAATGTCCACATGCCACCTTATGGGCTGCCGTGCCTTTgagtctttctctgtctgtgttgtttTCTTACAGCAAACAGAAAGTTGTGTACACTTACAGGATTCTCCAGAGCCATACAGGACAATACACTCTACAGGTACAGAAGAGCAAATGTTTTACTTTACACAAGTGTTTCCATAAACAGAGTTAAACATGcaatttttgtattttggttAAATAACATAATTTGGATGTTCTATATCTGTATTGatgaagtaaaacattttattaataataataataataataataagctatatttatatttatttatataaagcaaagaaacatttttttaatgcattaacataaaaaaaaagatctaattttaaaaacagagctGCAAAAGtgcagaggtcaaaggttaatTAAAGGTTCATGGAAAGAGCTGGGTCTTAACCCACCTCTTAAAAGCACCTAGATGCCCCCGAGTCCTGGGGCCACTGTGGAGGGATGTCCACAGCTGAAGGCCATGTTGAGGCGAAACTGCCCAGCCTGTCTTTAGACAAGCAGCAGCTGCGTCAGCACCGAGCTCTTGAGGGAACGCACCTATTAACCACGACACTGAGGGCCGGCGGGGCGGGAGAACGACGCTGTTAGTAGGTCGTTAGCAGCGTCTCCGAGTCAATTCAGGAAGAGCCGTGTGAAGCTTCGTGCTTCTTCCTGATCATCACTGTCAGCACGTCTCGCTCTCTGCAAACTAGAGATGGACAACTGGGGTACAGTCCTgggcaaagagagaaagaatggagCAAACCCAGAATTCAAATCCATGGTCCTAACACCAAATAATCTGTTAGAACATTTTCTtagaaaactaaaacacactCCTGAGATGTGTGCAACCATTTTTTCACTGCTGGCTGATGAGTTTGCTTCGCCACTGCTGGTTGCTGCAGTGAACTGTTGTGAGAATAAGCAGGAAACAGGACCGCTCACTTACAGTCTTCTtatacacaaagaaaaaaaaacatattttgatgtAACGTTCAAACTAACACGAAATTTCAGTTCAGCCGTGCAGAACCACTCAGTTAAGCCGTACATCAGCACCGAGGCTGCCATTCATCATTACAAGGACgatcatttttttctgtgtatcactgcaaaacaaatgtgATATATGATGTCCTCTAGATGATAAAACAAGGAGGCAGCAGCCCTGTGAGGCTGTTAGCAAGCAACATGTACAGCTGTGTCTGCATACTTATGAGAACTGTGGTGTTTCCCATAGAGGGTATAATGGTCTTAAATAAAGGGTATAGTGGTCTTATACAGAGGAAGTAGGGATCTTATATAGAGGacgtgtcacggaacgctcgcctcccgcgagtcacgtggttcggccagccacgtgcagtaggaggactttagtgtgtaaccacacctgcacgcacCTGTATttcgtttgtctgtgtgtatttaaactcacgtcagggtgtgcggcgtggTTGGTCGTTGCGGAcgtaatgtctaaatgtaacgtgtTCGTTTAACGTCAATCGTTTCTTGTTCCTGTTTGTCGTTTGTAATACGggagtgctgctgtagtttatgttattaaatgttcgtccctgccTCGGGCCACCACGTGTTACAGGATGTAGTGGCCTTATATAGAGGACATAGTGGTCTTATATAGAGCATGATTTATTGGTGGGGTGGATGAAACTTCATACACTACTAAGTCCCAGGTCTTTGTATGCAGCGGTCAGCAGAATTGAAGCCACTAGAAAGAGTTGGTGTTGATGTGTGGatgctgtttgttttcccaGACTAGTTCAGGCATAGAGGAGAGGTTTTTCAAGACCCTACAGGACCTTGTGAAACActataaaaagagaaataaaggtCTGGCCACACACCTGCGCTACTCAGTGAAGAGGAAAACACTGGAGGAGCTGCCTAGCGTTACCAACGACGTCGACATTAGCGAAGACACGCATGACtatgagagtgagtgaaaatTCGCCATGACACTAAGGAACTTGGGAACAGAAGCCTTCATAACCTAAATTAATTTacgaaggaaaaaaaatcaatgaactctaaaatgaaaaggaaaaacacgAGTCAGGTGGTTGAGTACAATTAAAGTAGAATTACAGTAGATTTGTACAACAACCACACAGAACAGTGACATATCCTAAAGCCTTCCAAGGCAGTGATAAGAATCTAGGTTGACTTCCagatttcagaaaatgtttgactGACTGtcactttttctctttcttctagATGTAGAGTCATCTGATTATGTCGTTGTGTTGCCGAATTAATTCTCCTGGAGTTTGTCTTCACCCCTTTGTAAACTGATTCATTGCTTGCATGGTCAGGGTTAATCACAATCAATATGTAATCAGATCTAACCAAAGAACTTCTACAGAATCTACTAGAAGCTAGTCTGGTGCGTTTTCTGTATGACACGGGTTTTGGGCCGTTCAGTTCAAAACCCATGAACAATTTCAGAAATGAGCAAGAGCTTGTCTTCAGTAATTTGATTTTCAAAAGCTAAACTGCTGGATCCTAGATGTTAGGCTGTCCCATCAGCCTTTGGTTGTTTTAGAGTGTGGCTTTAGACTCCACTACTTCATTCAAATTTGGGGCTGGAGAAAGACATCTTAAGAAAGGTCTTCTTGAAACTCGAGGCTACACTTGCGTTGTGGATTTCACAAACTGCCCGAGAGCCAACAGTTTACTTGCAGCCAAGATTGTGACATagaagacagagaaaatggGCTTTAAGGAGCCTGCTATTTTTATAGCACCCACATGTAGGTTAATTTGTCAGTGCATTGACAGCAGGCTCTGACATTTGGTTAACCACTTACTAGGGTTAACGTTTCCATTCTGCTAATTTTTtcaatgtattcatttttttgaGTAATGCAATGTAAACAGCATGTGCAGTTAAGAATGTAGGCCGTACTCTGCAAACTCTGGCCTGTGAAGCCTTGTTCTCATCTCCCCCCTCTGCTGTGAACATCTGTGCTCTCACAGATATAAGGGTGATGCAAATCTAAATGGACACTTTGGTCCTGCGCCAACACAAATGGTCCTGGATATTCAGGACTGTAAATCAGCATCATGCTACTTCCTGTAGCTGGTGTCTGATGGCAGGGTTGAGACCAGTATGTGCCTcgttttgattggtcagtggtggtcAACACTGTTCTTGGTGAAGATAAGCCTGGAGGAGGTCTGGGCCTTGGGGTGGAGGCTTTAAGAGTGGAGCTGAAGGTGGAGCTGCTGGACTAAGGAGTTAGGCTTGGAGAAATCTCCCCCTAGAACCCTGCCACCATCTATAGGTAACATTCACGTAGTATCTTCTGTCctgcatttctgttatttagaatgtgtatttgtaatgtATAAGTGTTTTGGTTTGTATTATACTAAATCCTGTGTTACCATGGACTGCTGTGAAACTCGGCTCTTTAGACGGCATTATGCAATGTTAATGCTTAAGTACTCCaactcaatttaaaaaaagctagTTTTATACACTGATGCCAATTCTTTGTATGATCTCCAATCTGCTGCACATATTGTACATATTCTCATGACTTTGCTGGCCTATGCAGTGGAATTTGCTCTAACACGTATTACTTATAATTTGgagtcagataaatgtaaaggTTTATGCAAATTAACTTTCACCCACACCTATTTCCATTGTTTGTAGGTTAGCGTATAAGACTAAACTCTCTTGTAAGAGTAAAACCTTCTTCTGTAAGAGCGCTTGAATTTTCTGTAATAAGGGCATGGATAGTGAGAGTTTCTACCTCCTACACTCAACCTTTtccttatacacacacccaccccacacacattctGTCCATCCTCAATAAAACTCAGAACTTCTTGCTGAGATTTTGACCCCTGTGTCTTGTTTCAGTGTGATTTGCATGGGgaaaacagaacatttgaaTGACAGCTGGGTTTCTCCGTAACAATTTTAACTTAAAGTGGGATCGGGGTACATAAACTGTGTTTTAAACATATAAGAATGGTATAGATGAACATTAGGAAGAGTGTTTACcaattttaagatatttttaaagattCCATTAAAGGAGTGTTTACTGGAAACACTGGCAAGGAGACACAGAGCCTTCATGGAGAGATGCTTTTGATTTATCTTGAATGCCAATCTGTAtattttaatctatttaattttgttactgaaagaatttaaaaacaaaaatctgtttaagAGGAAACATGAAGCTGGGtgacatgtttcattttttttttttttacaactttaTTTTGATAAAGATCTAGGCAAGGCAAGCTTATTTACATAGCATATTTCATACAATTCAAGGTGCTTTACAAATaagtttcaaaatgtatttagaacAATTGATGTGAATAGAGAAAGAAGTTCAATATATTCCAGTAGTAGTGGAATATGTGgaaatcaaatataaaaggacaaattatatatatacacatacaatcAAGAAAGGGATAGGAAAGATTAGATAAAATATAGGACAGTAGTGCAAAACCTTCCTTTAGTGCTAAAAATGGTTCCTTAAACAAAATTGAAAACTAAATCAGGTAGGTTTTCagttttgatttaaaaagcGTTCTAATGTCCTAGTAGCCAAATGCTCAATCAATGCTGTGTTAACCTCAGATACTGTACCCCATGAACAGAGATCCCTGCTCAGATTACTTGGCTTCAAACCATTTACCGATTTAGATGTGATAGTACCTTGAAGTTAATTCTGCAGCATACAAAGGTAATCACTGATCTTCCTTTCCTTTGCTTCTAGGTAAACATCAGCTTTTTCAACTTGCTGAACTTGTCGCATTAGGCTGCGCAATAAGAACATTATAGCAATCAGTACAGCTGTAAAGTGCCTCGTGAACCGGCTTTGATAAGGAGTCTCTAGTTTTAGTTGTTATTCACATGACAGAAtgcttaaggtacttgccttataaggttgctggttcaagccctgccactgttgggccccagaGAATggcccttaaccatcaattactcaagttgtattcagttgtaattgcaagttgctttggataaaagtgtcagctataTGCTGTAAAAATGCCTAGCCAGTCTATGATGAGGGTAAATTTGGGTCAGTGTGATAGAGGTTGAGAGAGCTCACAGGAAGGAAGCTGCAAATATAGATGttggaaggttttttttgtgtgtgttattttttattaatctgaACAGGGATCTGAATAGTGAACAGTAAATGGTGCTCTGATATTTTTGACACTCATGAATTCTTATGAGTCAGCTGTCCACGAACATGCTGTTTGAGTGCTGTTTTTAACAAAGTGATGGCTTTTAATAAAAGATAGCTCATAgatatcacacaaacaaaccatgaCAAACCAAGAGATGGCATTTCTTAAAACGTTTGCGTATGCATAGACACAGCAGAATTACACCATTATATCTACTTTCAGCCGTAGAGACTCAAGACTGTGGCTCATTAAAAGTGAAAAGTCAATGTTCTGTATCATCCATCTATCTACTCATTTCATTACTCTAGATCGCCCTATTCA
Protein-coding regions in this window:
- the si:ch73-264p11.1 gene encoding SH2 domain-containing protein 1A, producing the protein MGDLTLPVYHGPISRQRCEDLLSRKGKDGSYLIRDSETIHGALCLCVYKQKVVYTYRILQSHTGQYTLQTSSGIEERFFKTLQDLVKHYKKRNKGLATHLRYSVKRKTLEELPSVTNDVDISEDTHDYENVESSDYVVVLPN